The Thermodesulfatator atlanticus DSM 21156 DNA window GAAATCCAGCAATATCTCTTGGCCCGTGGCATCCCAAATGTTACCGGCATGAATATCGGAGGAACCTACCGTACCAAAGGCATTGTCATCACCATGGTGCCTGCTTTTCACAGCTCATCTATCCAGGAAGACGACAACATCATTTACGGGGGCGATGCCGCAGGATTTGTTATTCAACTTGAAAATGGCAAGACCATTTACCACGCCGGAGATACCGGGCTTTTTTACGACATGAAGCTTATCGGTGAACTTTATCAGCCCGAAATAGCCATGCTCCCCATTGGCGACCACTACGTTATGGGACCACGAGAAGCCGCCAAGGCCTGCGAACTCTTGCAACCCAAAATCGTAATTCCCATGCATTTTGGAACTTTTCCACTGTTAACCGGCACCCCTCAGGCCTTTCAGGAATACCTTAAGCATTTTGCTCCGCAGGTAGAAATGAAAGTCCTTGAGCCCGGAGAGACTCTGGAAATCTAATGCCATTTGCCATTGCCTTTATCGGACGCCATAACAGCGGAAAAACCACGCTTGCTACCCAGGTGGCCAAAGAACTAAAGGCCCTGGGGCTAAAAGTAGGCGTGCTTAAGTCTTCCAAAGAACCAAGACCAAGGATTGAAGAATCCCGCTCTGACACCAGCCGCTTCTGGCAGGAAGGCGTAGCCAAAATTGCCTTCTGGGGAAAGGAAGAATGTTTTTTGCGTTTTTACGCCCCTGAAAAAGACGATTTCACCTTCTGGTATTTTATAAAACGCTTTTTCCCAGAAGAAGACATCGTCATCTGCGAAGGTTTTAAAGGCATAAGAAGTGTTCCCAAGATAGAAGTCGTGAACGAAAACCTGAAAGAACCACCCCTTTACCAGGAAAATATTCCCGGGCTTATCGCCGTAGTGGGCGCCAAAACCGCCACAGGATACCAAAATCTTCCGCCAGAGCCTGCTAAAATTGCAAGGTTCATCATGGCC harbors:
- a CDS encoding metal-dependent hydrolase — translated: MKITFYGHATFKIVSDEGTRILIDPWLDNPKRPAERDIGPYDLILITHAHGDHLGNVFEIARTAATEVVSIHEIQQYLLARGIPNVTGMNIGGTYRTKGIVITMVPAFHSSSIQEDDNIIYGGDAAGFVIQLENGKTIYHAGDTGLFYDMKLIGELYQPEIAMLPIGDHYVMGPREAAKACELLQPKIVIPMHFGTFPLLTGTPQAFQEYLKHFAPQVEMKVLEPGETLEI
- a CDS encoding molybdopterin-guanine dinucleotide biosynthesis protein B, translating into MPFAIAFIGRHNSGKTTLATQVAKELKALGLKVGVLKSSKEPRPRIEESRSDTSRFWQEGVAKIAFWGKEECFLRFYAPEKDDFTFWYFIKRFFPEEDIVICEGFKGIRSVPKIEVVNENLKEPPLYQENIPGLIAVVGAKTATGYQNLPPEPAKIARFIMARLPRRETATLLVDGKPVGLTRFVSRALVESLKGFLRTLRGVKNPEIIELRIELPKDKS